From Vitis vinifera cultivar Pinot Noir 40024 chromosome 3, ASM3070453v1, the proteins below share one genomic window:
- the LOC104878535 gene encoding uncharacterized protein LOC104878535 isoform X1, which produces MNIRCRCSGRRFLSGIHLLSEVKKDVIRELGFGGLLQLGCKEVNLDLCFWLIKNTNIAYSQLELFGGKKVSLTCHDVGMTMGIPHSGRKLIVEKGSVKASQMPSLQDIESMMVGIDDMEEFKRVFLIFACATLLAPTSRLEGSHSLWYTPREQLLGNINWGEYVLEFFIQAIHEHRRKESVWIKGCLMFLQIFYFSISNFPAMYVELTTPRIAAWNDFLVKQRIKLELEMLGGFGKVELVSTSAEQDETKKNKAPTVDDPVDPDENEDFDVICARMEATQRQITDAQSHLNSLIASYNRDVKVLRTRFTSSHYRTDEGQPLNFHEHVNESGAPFYTNNPQHSPVHSGGQRRSFEDDVGCTNEGVSKRPNVEDGVFFSNEDPLHPGPHNMLVLVQSCMNNNVDVAPQASEEIRPQRVKMKVRRHRQRAAACKSPFVQLCVSKYKRLTEEETHVADYVFDESKDPSEMLCAYGGYGVTREQFQCLVGESFIDIPVISMFCRYMNAKEENPYRRHFFNPYFGEICGSMSKSTSKSTLKKRLGSYCVNLECCNQFYIPLFQFNEWVIMVINLEAKRVDLLSSYNSIQRVHFVNEAFKVVGFMSQLLRNSFKRNDVNINNLHPQYADIDGDPKLCHTGMYAILYMQHWDGSGLNRTINSERMSLERLKFATHMVLDSENEIGEMVTANIWSTNDAE; this is translated from the exons ATGAACATACGGTGTCGTTGTTCTGGCCGTAGATTCCTCTCTGGAATCCATTTGCTCTCAGAAGTGAAGAAGGATGTAATACGAGAACTTGGTTTTGGTGGGCTATTGCAATTAGGTTGTAAGGAGGTTAAtttagatttatgtttttggttgataaaaaacacaaacattGCTTATTCCCAACTCGAGTTATTTGGGGGTAAGAAGGTTTCTTTGACATGTCATGATGTTGGGATGACGATGGGCATTCCACATAGTGGAAGAAAGTTAATTGTTGAGAAGGGAAGTGTTAAAGCTAGTCAAATGCCGAGTTTGCAAGATATAGAGTCAATGATGGTTGGCATCGATGATATGGAGGAATTTAAGCGGGTCTTCTTGATTTTCGCTTGTGCAACCTTATTGGCACCCACTTCTCGTTTGGAAGGTAGTCACTCGTTATGGTATACACCCCGAGAGCAGTTACTTGGGAACATAAATTGGGGAGAATATgtcttagaattttttattcaagctATACATGAACATAGGAGGAAGGAAAGTGTTTGGATTAAAGGGTGTTTGATGTTTCTACAG ATATTCTACTTTTCAATATCTAATTTTCCAGCCATGTATGTGGAACTTACCACTCCTCGCATTGCTGCATGGAATGATTTTTTGGTCAAGCAACGCATCAAGTTGGAGTTAGAAATGCTTGGAGGATTTGGCAAAGTTGAG TTGGTTAGCACATCGGCGGAGCaagatgaaacaaaaaaaaataaggctCCTACAGTTGATGACCCAGTTGACCCAGATGAGAATGAAGACTTTGAT GTTATTTGTGCTCGCATGGAGGCAACACAACGTCAAATCACCGATGCACAAAGTCATCTTAATAGTCTTATTGCATCATACAACCGTGACGTGAAAGTGTTGAGGACTCGTTTCACCTCTTCACATTATCGCACAGATGAAGGCCAACCGTTAAATTTTCATGAACATGTTAATGAAAGTGGTGCACCATTTTATACAAATAATCCACAACATTCACCTGTTCATTCTGGTGGTCAAAGAAGATCTTTTGAAGATGATGTTGGATGTACAAATGAAGGGGTGTCAAAAAGACCCAACGTAGAAGATGGTGTGTTCTTTTCAAACGAGGATCCCCTTCACCCTGGGCCACACAATATGTTGGTGTTAGTGCAATCGTGCATGAACAACAATGTGGATGTAGCACCACAAGCCTCAGAAGAAATACGACCACAAAGAGTAAAAATGAAAGTACGTCGTCATAGGCAACGAGCAGCTGCGTGTAAGTCACCTTTTGTACAATTATGtgtatcaaaatataaaaggtTGACGGAGGAAGAGACACATGTTGCCGACTATGTATTTGACGAGTCAAAAGATCCAAG TGAGATGCTTTGTGCATATGGTGGCTATGGCGTGACACGGGAACAATTTCAATGCTTAGTAGGGGAGAGCTTCATTGATATTCCG GTGATTTCCATGTTTTGCCGATACATGAATGCAAAAGAAGAGAATCCTTATCGCAGACACTTTTTTAATCCATACTTTGGG GAAATATGTGGTTCAATGAGCAAGTCTACCTCAAAATCAACACTCAAGAAAAGATTAGGTAGCTATTGTGTTAATCTTGAATGTTGCAACCAG TTTTATATCCCCTTATTCCAATTTAATGAATGGGTCATCATGGTAATCAATTTGGAGGCTAAAAGGGTGGATCTACTTTCATCATATAATAGCATTCAACGTGTTCACTTTGTTAATGAAGCTTTCAAAGTAGTTGGATTTATGTCGCAGTTATTAAGAAATTCCTTCAAACGGAATGATgtgaatataaataatttacatcCACAGTATGCAGATATCGATGGCGATCCAAAATT ATGTCATACTGGGATGTATGCTATTCTCTATATGCAACATTGGGATGGAAGTGGTCTTAATAGAACCATTAATTCT GAACGCATGAGCCTTGAAAGATTGAAATTTGCAACTCATATGGTTCTTGATAGCGAAAACGAAATTGGTGAAATGGTTACAGCTAATATTTGGTCAACCAACGATGCAGAATAG
- the LOC104878535 gene encoding uncharacterized protein LOC104878535 isoform X2 produces MNIRCRCSGRRFLSGIHLLSEVKKDVIRELGFGGLLQLGCKEVNLDLCFWLIKNTNIAYSQLELFGGKKVSLTCHDVGMTMGIPHSGRKLIVEKGSVKASQMPSLQDIESMMVGIDDMEEFKRVFLIFACATLLAPTSRLEGSHSLWYTPREQLLGNINWGEYVLEFFIQAIHEHRRKESVWIKGCLMFLQQRIKLELEMLGGFGKVELVSTSAEQDETKKNKAPTVDDPVDPDENEDFDVICARMEATQRQITDAQSHLNSLIASYNRDVKVLRTRFTSSHYRTDEGQPLNFHEHVNESGAPFYTNNPQHSPVHSGGQRRSFEDDVGCTNEGVSKRPNVEDGVFFSNEDPLHPGPHNMLVLVQSCMNNNVDVAPQASEEIRPQRVKMKVRRHRQRAAACKSPFVQLCVSKYKRLTEEETHVADYVFDESKDPSEMLCAYGGYGVTREQFQCLVGESFIDIPVISMFCRYMNAKEENPYRRHFFNPYFGEICGSMSKSTSKSTLKKRLGSYCVNLECCNQFYIPLFQFNEWVIMVINLEAKRVDLLSSYNSIQRVHFVNEAFKVVGFMSQLLRNSFKRNDVNINNLHPQYADIDGDPKLCHTGMYAILYMQHWDGSGLNRTINSERMSLERLKFATHMVLDSENEIGEMVTANIWSTNDAE; encoded by the exons ATGAACATACGGTGTCGTTGTTCTGGCCGTAGATTCCTCTCTGGAATCCATTTGCTCTCAGAAGTGAAGAAGGATGTAATACGAGAACTTGGTTTTGGTGGGCTATTGCAATTAGGTTGTAAGGAGGTTAAtttagatttatgtttttggttgataaaaaacacaaacattGCTTATTCCCAACTCGAGTTATTTGGGGGTAAGAAGGTTTCTTTGACATGTCATGATGTTGGGATGACGATGGGCATTCCACATAGTGGAAGAAAGTTAATTGTTGAGAAGGGAAGTGTTAAAGCTAGTCAAATGCCGAGTTTGCAAGATATAGAGTCAATGATGGTTGGCATCGATGATATGGAGGAATTTAAGCGGGTCTTCTTGATTTTCGCTTGTGCAACCTTATTGGCACCCACTTCTCGTTTGGAAGGTAGTCACTCGTTATGGTATACACCCCGAGAGCAGTTACTTGGGAACATAAATTGGGGAGAATATgtcttagaattttttattcaagctATACATGAACATAGGAGGAAGGAAAGTGTTTGGATTAAAGGGTGTTTGATGTTTCTACAG CAACGCATCAAGTTGGAGTTAGAAATGCTTGGAGGATTTGGCAAAGTTGAG TTGGTTAGCACATCGGCGGAGCaagatgaaacaaaaaaaaataaggctCCTACAGTTGATGACCCAGTTGACCCAGATGAGAATGAAGACTTTGAT GTTATTTGTGCTCGCATGGAGGCAACACAACGTCAAATCACCGATGCACAAAGTCATCTTAATAGTCTTATTGCATCATACAACCGTGACGTGAAAGTGTTGAGGACTCGTTTCACCTCTTCACATTATCGCACAGATGAAGGCCAACCGTTAAATTTTCATGAACATGTTAATGAAAGTGGTGCACCATTTTATACAAATAATCCACAACATTCACCTGTTCATTCTGGTGGTCAAAGAAGATCTTTTGAAGATGATGTTGGATGTACAAATGAAGGGGTGTCAAAAAGACCCAACGTAGAAGATGGTGTGTTCTTTTCAAACGAGGATCCCCTTCACCCTGGGCCACACAATATGTTGGTGTTAGTGCAATCGTGCATGAACAACAATGTGGATGTAGCACCACAAGCCTCAGAAGAAATACGACCACAAAGAGTAAAAATGAAAGTACGTCGTCATAGGCAACGAGCAGCTGCGTGTAAGTCACCTTTTGTACAATTATGtgtatcaaaatataaaaggtTGACGGAGGAAGAGACACATGTTGCCGACTATGTATTTGACGAGTCAAAAGATCCAAG TGAGATGCTTTGTGCATATGGTGGCTATGGCGTGACACGGGAACAATTTCAATGCTTAGTAGGGGAGAGCTTCATTGATATTCCG GTGATTTCCATGTTTTGCCGATACATGAATGCAAAAGAAGAGAATCCTTATCGCAGACACTTTTTTAATCCATACTTTGGG GAAATATGTGGTTCAATGAGCAAGTCTACCTCAAAATCAACACTCAAGAAAAGATTAGGTAGCTATTGTGTTAATCTTGAATGTTGCAACCAG TTTTATATCCCCTTATTCCAATTTAATGAATGGGTCATCATGGTAATCAATTTGGAGGCTAAAAGGGTGGATCTACTTTCATCATATAATAGCATTCAACGTGTTCACTTTGTTAATGAAGCTTTCAAAGTAGTTGGATTTATGTCGCAGTTATTAAGAAATTCCTTCAAACGGAATGATgtgaatataaataatttacatcCACAGTATGCAGATATCGATGGCGATCCAAAATT ATGTCATACTGGGATGTATGCTATTCTCTATATGCAACATTGGGATGGAAGTGGTCTTAATAGAACCATTAATTCT GAACGCATGAGCCTTGAAAGATTGAAATTTGCAACTCATATGGTTCTTGATAGCGAAAACGAAATTGGTGAAATGGTTACAGCTAATATTTGGTCAACCAACGATGCAGAATAG